The Deinococcus wulumuqiensis R12 genome has a window encoding:
- the gcvT gene encoding glycine cleavage system aminomethyltransferase GcvT → MTETNATPLKRTPLHAAHQKAGARMVPFGGWDMPVQYSGLKAEHEAVRTSAGVFDVSHMGEFRITGPDALKFLQHVTPNDVSKLRAGRAQYNWLPNDRGGLVDDIYIYMAAEGEYLMVVNAGNIDKDWAHLNALTGGFDVKLANESDRWALLAVQGPKAAELLQPHTDTDLGTKKKNAYFSAKLFGQDVRLARTGYTGEDGFEVFVDAKDAEAMWDRLLGIGITPAGLGARDTLRLEAGFPLYGHEFGDDIHPLSSHYGWVVKDKEHFGREGLRQTPTQKLIGLKLDKVPVREGYPVKVGGQVVGHVTSGTTSPTLGHPIAMALVSAESTDADAYEVEVRGKDHPAQRAEIPFYTQKA, encoded by the coding sequence GTGACCGAAACCAATGCCACACCGCTGAAGCGGACGCCTCTGCACGCCGCGCACCAGAAAGCCGGGGCCAGAATGGTGCCCTTCGGCGGCTGGGACATGCCCGTGCAGTACAGCGGCCTGAAAGCCGAACACGAAGCCGTGCGGACCTCGGCAGGCGTGTTCGATGTCTCTCACATGGGCGAATTCCGCATCACCGGCCCCGACGCCCTGAAGTTCCTGCAACACGTCACGCCCAACGACGTGAGCAAACTCAGGGCGGGCCGCGCCCAGTACAACTGGCTGCCCAACGACCGGGGCGGGTTGGTGGACGACATCTACATCTACATGGCCGCCGAAGGCGAGTACCTGATGGTGGTCAACGCGGGCAACATCGACAAGGACTGGGCGCACCTGAACGCGCTGACGGGCGGTTTCGACGTGAAGCTCGCCAACGAGTCCGACCGGTGGGCGCTGCTCGCCGTGCAGGGGCCGAAAGCCGCCGAACTGCTGCAACCCCACACCGACACCGACCTCGGCACCAAGAAGAAGAACGCCTACTTCTCGGCCAAGCTGTTCGGGCAGGACGTGCGCCTGGCCCGCACGGGGTACACGGGCGAGGACGGCTTCGAGGTCTTCGTGGACGCCAAAGATGCCGAGGCGATGTGGGACAGGCTGCTCGGCATCGGCATCACGCCTGCTGGCCTGGGTGCCCGCGACACCCTGCGCCTGGAAGCCGGATTCCCCCTCTACGGCCACGAGTTCGGCGACGACATTCACCCGCTGAGCAGCCACTATGGCTGGGTCGTGAAGGACAAGGAACACTTCGGGCGCGAGGGGCTGCGACAGACGCCCACGCAGAAACTCATCGGCCTGAAGCTGGACAAGGTGCCCGTGCGCGAGGGCTACCCCGTCAAGGTCGGCGGGCAGGTCGTCGGACACGTCACCTCCGGCACCACCAGCCCCACCCTGGGCCACCCGATTGCGATGGCCCTGGTAAGCGCCGAAAGCACCGACGCCGACGCCTACGAGGTGGAAGTGCGCGGCAAAGACCACCCGGCGCAACGCGCGGAAATCCCCTTCTACACGCAGAAGGCGTAG
- the gcvH gene encoding glycine cleavage system protein GcvH has protein sequence MTTTPTDRKYATSHEWLAGDGKVGITDHAQDQLGDVVYVELPEVGREVEKGEAVAVVESVKTASDIYAPASGKIVAVNEELSGSPELVNSAPYEGGWLFQIEVTEEGELLDAAAYDAQAH, from the coding sequence ATGACCACTACCCCCACCGACCGCAAATACGCCACCTCCCACGAATGGCTCGCCGGGGACGGCAAAGTCGGCATCACCGACCACGCCCAGGACCAGCTCGGTGACGTGGTGTACGTCGAACTGCCCGAAGTGGGCCGCGAAGTCGAGAAAGGCGAAGCCGTCGCCGTCGTGGAGTCGGTCAAGACCGCTTCCGACATCTACGCTCCCGCCAGCGGCAAAATCGTGGCCGTCAACGAAGAACTGAGCGGCAGCCCCGAACTGGTCAACAGCGCCCCCTACGAAGGCGGCTGGCTGTTCCAAATCGAAGTGACCGAAGAAGGCGAGCTGCTGGACGCGGCGGCTTACGACGCGCAGGCTCACTGA
- a CDS encoding 2'-5' RNA ligase family protein, with protein sequence MTPSFLLALLPPPELGARLGKFRDRHDIRDAAAVPHITVKARSGLDDSAGEVARAVAAKQTPVRVQVGGPRLFGNGSALYLAVHSPEAVRLHLALLDALRPAQRFGSEGPGMTPHLSLALARRGVDLKALLLAAQAEFADLDAEGLTFTARTVTLMKKPGPGGFYAPVEEWPLGEGAYGEEGSTPVS encoded by the coding sequence GTGACGCCTTCTTTTCTGCTCGCGCTGCTGCCCCCACCTGAGCTGGGCGCCCGTCTCGGCAAGTTCCGCGACCGCCACGACATCCGAGACGCGGCGGCGGTGCCTCACATCACGGTCAAGGCCCGGAGTGGGTTGGACGACTCGGCGGGCGAGGTGGCGCGGGCCGTGGCCGCGAAGCAGACGCCCGTGCGGGTGCAGGTCGGCGGGCCGCGCCTCTTTGGGAACGGGTCGGCGCTGTATCTGGCGGTCCACAGTCCGGAGGCCGTCCGGCTGCATCTGGCCTTGCTGGACGCCCTTCGCCCGGCCCAGCGCTTCGGCTCCGAGGGACCGGGGATGACGCCTCACCTCTCGCTCGCCCTCGCGCGGCGGGGGGTGGACTTGAAAGCGTTGCTGCTTGCGGCTCAGGCCGAATTTGCCGACCTGGACGCGGAGGGGCTGACCTTCACTGCCCGGACCGTCACCCTGATGAAAAAACCGGGGCCGGGCGGCTTCTACGCGCCGGTGGAGGAATGGCCGCTCGGTGAGGGCGCCTACGGTGAGGAGGGGAGCACTCCCGTTTCCTGA
- a CDS encoding DUF4394 domain-containing protein, which translates to MKIWTQTALASFALLLGSCSTMMAPEAPAGVSAYGLTSSGALAMFGTGNAAASYRTMPVTGLSAGDTLISIDYRNTDGRLYGVASTGRVYTINTSTGAATADGSTVGRGIVTVDFNPVANRLRVIGENNQNYRLTVNTAPVPSASPAGTLTEDGTFVYAPGDANAGKTPRLVASAYTNSFNDSAAGAAPTGATTALYSFDAAQGTLVLHDVGPQFSTLKTVAPLGVSVSAGMTGFDIVGADGAYATVSSGGNTNLYRVSLTAGMANALTLVSTLKGVSLRDLALVPGVR; encoded by the coding sequence ATGAAAATCTGGACCCAGACCGCCCTCGCGTCCTTTGCCCTCCTGCTCGGCTCGTGCAGCACGATGATGGCGCCCGAGGCCCCGGCCGGAGTCAGCGCCTACGGCCTGACGAGCAGCGGCGCCCTGGCGATGTTCGGCACCGGCAACGCGGCGGCGAGCTACCGCACGATGCCGGTCACTGGCCTGAGCGCGGGCGACACCCTCATCAGCATTGACTACCGCAACACCGACGGGCGACTTTACGGGGTAGCGAGCACCGGGCGCGTCTACACGATCAACACATCTACCGGCGCAGCCACTGCCGACGGCTCCACTGTGGGACGGGGAATCGTCACGGTGGACTTCAACCCGGTCGCCAACCGCCTGCGCGTGATCGGAGAGAACAACCAGAACTACCGACTGACGGTGAACACGGCGCCGGTGCCGTCCGCCTCGCCAGCCGGCACCTTGACCGAGGACGGCACCTTTGTGTACGCGCCGGGCGACGCGAACGCCGGCAAGACGCCGCGTCTGGTGGCCTCGGCCTATACGAACAGCTTCAACGACAGCGCAGCGGGAGCGGCGCCGACCGGAGCCACGACCGCCCTCTACTCGTTCGACGCGGCGCAGGGCACCCTCGTCCTGCACGACGTGGGGCCGCAGTTCAGCACTCTCAAGACGGTGGCCCCGCTCGGCGTCAGCGTGAGCGCGGGGATGACCGGGTTCGACATCGTGGGCGCAGATGGTGCCTACGCCACCGTCAGCAGCGGCGGCAACACCAACCTCTACCGCGTCTCGCTGACGGCGGGCATGGCAAACGCCCTCACGCTCGTCTCGACCCTGAAAGGCGTGAGCCTGCGCGACCTCGCCCTGGTGCCCGGCGTCCGCTGA
- a CDS encoding DUF3467 domain-containing protein — MDQKPQNTLPKVVEVVPEAMRTPVYANAFRATFTPYDFEAIFAHVSTTNSVREGEFEARLTARVVLQPVLAKRMLANLKEAVEDYEQQFGEIREVEDDLHERTSSEKE; from the coding sequence ATGGATCAAAAGCCACAAAATACGCTGCCTAAAGTAGTTGAGGTAGTTCCAGAGGCGATGCGAACTCCTGTTTACGCCAATGCTTTTCGCGCCACATTTACCCCCTATGACTTTGAGGCAATTTTTGCCCATGTCTCGACAACTAATTCAGTGCGTGAAGGTGAATTTGAAGCTAGATTAACAGCGCGTGTTGTTCTTCAGCCAGTTCTAGCTAAGAGGATGCTAGCCAATCTCAAAGAAGCTGTTGAGGATTATGAACAACAATTTGGGGAGATTAGGGAGGTCGAAGATGACTTACACGAACGCACCAGTAGCGAAAAGGAATGA
- the gcvP gene encoding aminomethyl-transferring glycine dehydrogenase → MTRSLSDLLQTNDFTARHIGPSEAEQAEMLQVLGVSSLDELTETTLPEAIQFDGDLSAGTGVTEAQALADLKAVAQKNKVFRSYIGMGYSGTHTPGVILRNMLENPGWYTAYTPYQAEISQGRLEMLLNFQQMVQDLTGMPVSNASLLDEATAAAEAMTLAKRQGKSKGNVFYVADNVHPQTLDVVKTRAEYFGFEVQTGHADHIPEGAFGVLVQYPGTHGELLNLQPIADKAHAGGAALIVATDLLASALVKPAGEQGADIVIGSAQRFGVPMGFGGPHAAFLACQKGFERNMPGRVIGVSKDVKGRTALRMAMQTREQHIRREKATSNICTAQALLANMAAAYAVYHGPEGIKTIAERVHRLTGILAKALNDAGMGTNETFFDTLTFEGGQDIQSRAEAKGINFRIQDGKVGISLDETVTVGDLADIIEVVTGKAADVQKLDAEAVDGIPAELKRTSDFLTHPVFNTHHSEHAMLRYLKQLENKDYSLTHGMIPLGSCTMKLNATTEMIPVTWPEFGNLHPFAPADQTEGYAEMLQQLEAWLADITGYDAVSLQPNSGAQGEYAGLLVIRKYFEAQGEGHRNICLIPASAHGTNPASAAMMGMQVVVVKTDEKGNIDFEDLKAQAEKHSDHLAALMITYPSTHGVYEENVKEVCDLIHAHGGQVYLDGANMNAQVGIAKPGLIGSDVSHLNLHKTFAIPHGGGGPGMGPIGVKAHLAPFLPGHSVAYSSGSQTGAVSAAPYGSASILPISYLYIKLLGAAGLKKSTQVALLSANYIAKRLEGAYPILYTGKGGRVAHECIVDIRPLKQASGISEEDIAKRLMDYGFHAPTMSFPVAGTLMIEPTESEPKAELDRFVDAMLNIRREIQDVQDGTITAEDSPLKHAPHTQADLLDAEWNRAYSRETGAFPSAAQKAWKYWPAVNRVDNVYGDRNFVCSCPPIEDYVGA, encoded by the coding sequence ATGACCCGTTCCCTCTCTGACCTCCTCCAGACCAACGATTTCACCGCCCGGCACATCGGCCCCAGCGAGGCTGAGCAGGCCGAGATGCTGCAAGTGCTGGGCGTGTCCAGCCTGGACGAACTGACCGAAACGACCCTGCCCGAAGCGATTCAGTTTGACGGCGACCTCAGCGCGGGCACGGGCGTGACCGAGGCGCAGGCGCTGGCCGACCTGAAAGCGGTGGCGCAGAAAAACAAGGTGTTCCGCAGTTACATCGGCATGGGGTACTCCGGCACGCACACGCCCGGCGTGATTCTGCGCAACATGCTGGAAAACCCCGGCTGGTACACCGCCTACACGCCCTACCAGGCCGAGATCAGCCAGGGCCGCCTGGAAATGCTGCTGAACTTCCAGCAGATGGTGCAGGACCTGACCGGCATGCCCGTCAGCAACGCCTCGCTGCTGGACGAAGCCACCGCTGCCGCCGAAGCGATGACCCTCGCCAAGCGCCAGGGCAAGAGCAAAGGCAACGTGTTCTACGTGGCCGACAATGTGCACCCGCAGACGCTGGACGTGGTCAAGACCCGCGCCGAGTACTTCGGCTTTGAAGTGCAGACCGGGCACGCCGACCACATTCCCGAGGGCGCGTTCGGCGTGCTGGTGCAGTACCCCGGCACGCACGGCGAACTGCTGAACCTCCAGCCCATTGCCGACAAAGCCCACGCGGGCGGCGCGGCGCTGATTGTCGCCACCGACCTGCTGGCCTCGGCGCTGGTCAAGCCTGCGGGCGAGCAGGGGGCCGACATCGTGATCGGCAGCGCCCAGCGCTTCGGCGTGCCGATGGGCTTCGGCGGGCCGCACGCGGCGTTCCTGGCTTGTCAGAAGGGCTTCGAGCGCAATATGCCGGGCCGCGTGATTGGCGTGAGCAAGGACGTAAAGGGCCGCACCGCCTTGCGAATGGCGATGCAGACCCGTGAGCAGCACATCCGCCGCGAGAAGGCCACCTCCAACATCTGCACCGCGCAGGCGCTGCTGGCGAACATGGCCGCCGCGTATGCCGTCTACCACGGGCCGGAAGGCATCAAGACCATTGCCGAGCGCGTCCACCGCCTGACGGGGATTCTGGCGAAGGCGCTGAACGACGCCGGAATGGGGACGAATGAAACCTTCTTCGACACGCTGACCTTTGAAGGCGGGCAGGACATCCAGAGCCGCGCCGAAGCGAAGGGCATCAACTTCCGCATTCAGGATGGCAAAGTCGGCATCAGCCTCGACGAAACCGTGACGGTGGGAGACCTCGCGGACATCATCGAAGTGGTGACGGGCAAAGCTGCCGATGTGCAAAAGCTGGACGCCGAAGCGGTGGACGGCATCCCCGCCGAACTGAAGCGCACGTCCGACTTCCTGACGCACCCCGTCTTCAACACGCACCACAGCGAACACGCCATGCTGCGTTACCTCAAGCAACTGGAGAACAAGGATTACAGCCTGACGCACGGCATGATTCCGCTGGGTAGTTGCACCATGAAGCTGAACGCCACCACCGAGATGATTCCGGTGACGTGGCCCGAGTTCGGCAACCTGCACCCGTTTGCGCCCGCCGACCAGACGGAAGGTTACGCCGAGATGCTGCAACAGCTGGAAGCGTGGCTGGCCGACATCACCGGGTACGACGCCGTGAGCCTGCAACCCAACTCCGGGGCGCAGGGCGAGTACGCGGGCCTGCTGGTCATCCGCAAGTACTTCGAGGCTCAGGGCGAGGGCCACCGCAACATCTGCCTGATTCCGGCCAGCGCCCACGGCACCAACCCCGCCAGCGCCGCCATGATGGGGATGCAGGTGGTGGTGGTCAAGACCGACGAGAAGGGCAACATCGACTTTGAAGACCTCAAGGCCCAGGCCGAGAAGCACAGCGACCACCTCGCCGCGCTGATGATTACCTACCCCTCCACGCACGGCGTGTACGAGGAAAACGTCAAGGAAGTCTGCGACCTGATTCACGCGCACGGCGGGCAGGTGTACCTCGACGGCGCGAACATGAACGCGCAGGTGGGCATCGCCAAACCCGGCCTGATCGGCTCCGACGTGAGCCACCTGAACCTGCACAAGACCTTCGCCATTCCGCACGGCGGCGGCGGCCCAGGCATGGGGCCGATTGGCGTGAAGGCCCACCTCGCGCCCTTCCTGCCCGGTCACAGCGTGGCCTACAGCAGCGGCAGCCAGACTGGGGCGGTCAGCGCCGCGCCGTATGGCAGCGCCAGCATCCTGCCCATTTCGTACCTGTACATCAAGCTGCTGGGCGCGGCGGGCCTGAAAAAATCCACCCAGGTCGCCCTGCTCAGCGCCAACTACATCGCCAAACGGCTGGAAGGGGCATACCCCATCCTGTACACGGGCAAGGGGGGCCGCGTGGCGCACGAGTGCATCGTGGACATTCGCCCGCTGAAACAGGCCAGCGGCATCTCCGAAGAGGACATCGCCAAGCGCCTGATGGACTACGGCTTCCACGCCCCCACCATGTCCTTCCCCGTGGCGGGCACGCTGATGATTGAACCCACCGAAAGCGAACCGAAAGCCGAGCTGGACCGCTTTGTAGACGCCATGCTGAACATTCGCCGCGAGATTCAGGACGTGCAGGACGGCACGATTACTGCCGAAGACAGCCCGCTGAAGCACGCGCCCCACACCCAGGCCGACCTGCTGGACGCGGAGTGGAACCGCGCCTACAGCCGCGAAACGGGAGCGTTCCCCAGCGCCGCGCAGAAGGCGTGGAAGTACTGGCCCGCCGTGAACCGCGTGGACAATGTGTACGGCGATCGAAACTTCGTGTGCAGTTGCCCGCCCATTGAGGATTACGTCGGGGCTTGA
- a CDS encoding 3-deoxy-7-phosphoheptulonate synthase has translation MTQPPAPSTTENLNVTGFTPLPTPRELKTDVPLTPAAERTVLAGRQAAQAILSGEDDRLLVVVGPCSIHDHAQALEYARRLAALRERVKDRLEVQMRVYVDKPRTTVGWRGYLLDPDMDGSNDMGKGVRRTRELMVAVSELGLPVATELLDPFAPQYLFDAVAWACLGARTTESQTHRVMASAVSAPMGFKNGTGGGIKLAVDAIMAARHPHAFFTIDDDGRAVIVHTRGNQHGHVILRGGRKGPNYAPGFVAEAADLMSGAKLRPAVMVDCSHANSGSDCTRQGVVWRDVLGQRLAGQSAIRGLMLESNLMAGKQSIPADLSQLRPGVSVTDACVGWEETEALLLEAHARLSEQKALQETLVAR, from the coding sequence ATGACCCAGCCCCCAGCCCCTTCCACCACCGAGAACCTCAACGTGACCGGCTTCACGCCGCTGCCCACCCCGCGTGAACTCAAGACCGACGTGCCGCTGACCCCCGCCGCCGAACGCACCGTGCTGGCCGGGCGCCAGGCGGCGCAGGCCATCCTGAGCGGCGAGGACGACCGCCTGCTGGTCGTGGTCGGCCCGTGCAGCATTCACGACCACGCGCAGGCGCTCGAGTACGCCCGGCGGCTGGCGGCGCTGCGTGAGCGGGTGAAAGACCGTCTGGAAGTGCAGATGCGCGTGTACGTGGACAAGCCGCGCACGACGGTGGGCTGGCGCGGTTACCTGCTCGACCCCGACATGGACGGCAGCAACGACATGGGCAAGGGCGTGCGCCGCACCCGTGAACTGATGGTGGCGGTGAGCGAACTCGGCCTGCCGGTGGCGACGGAACTGCTCGACCCTTTTGCGCCGCAGTACCTGTTCGACGCGGTGGCCTGGGCCTGCCTGGGCGCACGCACCACCGAGTCGCAGACCCACCGGGTCATGGCGAGCGCCGTGAGCGCCCCGATGGGGTTCAAGAACGGCACGGGCGGCGGCATCAAGCTGGCGGTGGACGCGATCATGGCGGCCCGACACCCGCACGCCTTTTTCACCATCGACGACGACGGGCGGGCGGTGATTGTCCACACCAGGGGCAACCAGCACGGGCACGTCATCCTGCGCGGCGGGCGCAAAGGCCCCAACTACGCGCCGGGCTTCGTGGCCGAGGCCGCCGACCTGATGAGCGGGGCCAAGCTGCGCCCGGCGGTGATGGTGGACTGCTCGCACGCCAACTCGGGCAGCGACTGCACCCGGCAGGGCGTGGTGTGGCGAGACGTGCTGGGACAGCGCCTCGCGGGTCAGTCGGCCATTCGCGGGCTGATGCTGGAAAGCAACCTGATGGCAGGCAAGCAGAGCATTCCGGCCGACCTCTCGCAGCTGCGCCCCGGCGTGAGCGTGACCGACGCCTGCGTGGGCTGGGAAGAAACCGAGGCGCTGCTGCTCGAAGCCCACGCGCGACTCAGCGAACAGAAGGCCTTGCAGGAGACGTTGGTGGCCCGTTAG
- a CDS encoding 5-formyltetrahydrofolate cyclo-ligase: protein MTRPPCGAPKPEWREWAFAVRREQPDASPAVATQLRDFLHAQGARRVLAYHALPGEPDVSALQSDFELLTTRTRYKPERHLTLHPYASATEVSRAGYLQPPATAPQLPLGSVDAVLLPGLAYDGSGTRLGYGGGFYDRLLPGYAGLLVGVVWSALLLPELPGEAHDVRVGWVATERGVSAAK from the coding sequence ATGACCCGTCCCCCCTGCGGCGCCCCCAAACCCGAGTGGCGCGAGTGGGCCTTCGCCGTGCGCCGTGAGCAGCCGGACGCTTCGCCCGCCGTTGCCACCCAGCTGCGTGACTTTCTGCACGCGCAGGGGGCGCGGCGGGTGCTGGCCTACCACGCGCTGCCCGGCGAACCGGACGTGTCGGCCCTGCAATCCGATTTCGAGTTGCTGACCACCCGCACCCGCTACAAACCGGAGCGGCACCTCACCCTGCACCCCTACGCCAGCGCCACCGAGGTCAGCCGCGCCGGGTACCTGCAACCCCCGGCCACCGCGCCGCAGCTTCCGCTCGGCAGCGTGGACGCCGTCCTGCTGCCGGGCCTCGCGTATGACGGCTCCGGCACGCGCCTGGGCTACGGCGGCGGCTTTTATGACCGCCTGCTGCCCGGATACGCCGGGCTGCTCGTCGGCGTGGTGTGGTCCGCCCTGCTGCTGCCGGAGCTGCCCGGCGAGGCGCACGACGTGCGGGTGGGCTGGGTGGCAACCGAGCGCGGTGTCAGCGCGGCGAAATGA
- a CDS encoding SDR family NAD(P)-dependent oxidoreductase yields the protein MTTLIIGATGGIGAATARALAARGETVLLSGRDEAKLSALAGELGAWSRAADVGFESHVKALLDAAAEQAGTLDTLVYAAGAALPGPLAGADPAQVRQVWNANYFGALWTLKHGLGRLGAGGRVYLLGARPELVTARGFSQYAASKAALAALVSVTRLEARGAGLTLVLPPAVDTGLWTQVGRVPRGALAPEEVARAIVEDRAGAGETELRVQG from the coding sequence ATGACCACCCTGATCATCGGTGCGACTGGCGGCATCGGCGCCGCGACCGCGCGGGCGCTGGCGGCGCGCGGCGAGACGGTGCTGCTTTCCGGGCGCGACGAGGCGAAACTGAGCGCGCTCGCCGGCGAACTTGGTGCCTGGAGCCGCGCGGCGGACGTGGGCTTCGAGAGCCACGTCAAAGCCCTGCTGGACGCCGCTGCCGAGCAGGCGGGAACGCTGGATACCCTCGTCTACGCGGCGGGGGCGGCGCTTCCCGGTCCGCTGGCGGGGGCCGACCCCGCGCAGGTGCGGCAGGTGTGGAACGCCAACTATTTCGGGGCGCTGTGGACGCTCAAGCACGGGCTGGGGCGGCTCGGGGCCGGTGGGCGGGTCTACCTGCTCGGCGCGCGCCCCGAACTCGTCACGGCGCGCGGGTTCTCGCAGTACGCGGCGAGCAAGGCGGCGCTCGCGGCCCTGGTATCGGTCACCCGGCTGGAAGCGCGCGGCGCCGGCCTGACGCTGGTGCTGCCGCCCGCCGTGGACACCGGGCTCTGGACGCAGGTGGGCCGAGTGCCCAGGGGAGCGCTTGCCCCAGAGGAAGTCGCACGGGCCATCGTGGAGGACCGCGCCGGGGCGGGGGAAACAGAACTGCGGGTTCAGGGTTGA
- a CDS encoding toxin-antitoxin system HicB family antitoxin, whose translation MTALSVRLPESLHAQLKQLAQQEGVSINQLIVLSVAEKVSALRTEDFFRERAAKADRAAFLAVLDKAPDVPPLPGDERP comes from the coding sequence ATGACTGCACTCAGTGTCCGCCTGCCCGAAAGCCTGCACGCCCAGCTCAAGCAACTGGCCCAGCAGGAAGGCGTCAGCATCAACCAACTGATTGTGCTTTCGGTGGCCGAGAAAGTATCCGCTCTGAGAACAGAGGACTTTTTCAGGGAGCGGGCCGCCAAAGCTGACCGCGCTGCCTTCCTCGCCGTGCTGGACAAAGCGCCCGACGTGCCGCCCCTCCCCGGCGACGAACGCCCCTAA
- a CDS encoding putative toxin-antitoxin system toxin component, PIN family, producing MRVVLDTNVIYAALRSGTGASNALLRQLGTGKFEFYLSVALVLEYESVLKREGQASHYTLADVEALISYLCATGKAQTIHFLWRPQLRDPKDELVLELAANAGCQYIVTFNTRDFIGSEKFGVQTITPAQFLALLGGQS from the coding sequence ATGCGCGTCGTTCTGGATACCAACGTCATTTACGCCGCGCTTCGCTCCGGCACCGGGGCATCCAACGCCCTCCTGCGCCAGCTTGGAACAGGAAAATTCGAGTTTTATCTTTCTGTCGCTCTGGTGCTGGAATATGAAAGCGTCCTGAAACGGGAGGGGCAGGCGAGCCATTACACCCTGGCCGATGTGGAAGCCCTTATTTCCTATCTCTGTGCGACTGGGAAGGCGCAAACCATCCACTTTCTCTGGCGGCCCCAACTCCGTGATCCGAAAGACGAACTCGTGCTAGAGCTGGCCGCCAACGCTGGCTGTCAATACATCGTCACCTTTAATACCCGTGACTTTATTGGAAGCGAGAAATTCGGCGTTCAGACCATCACCCCGGCTCAATTTCTTGCCCTGCTTGGAGGTCAATCATGA
- a CDS encoding type II toxin-antitoxin system PemK/MazF family toxin — protein MIPGDVYRFNFPKPEADQRVIGLPHMVVVVSSQGIHYTVNACPISSAKNYEKDLARGYPTLVKLDGSKYGFLRHDSVILADQIFCLTTDRLEPSPETPIGRLSNDDLEQLKGAIFDFLQLGQEEE, from the coding sequence ATGATACCAGGGGATGTTTACCGTTTTAATTTTCCAAAACCAGAGGCAGACCAACGAGTAATTGGTTTGCCTCATATGGTTGTGGTCGTAAGCAGTCAGGGAATTCACTATACCGTTAATGCCTGCCCAATTTCATCTGCAAAAAACTATGAGAAGGATTTAGCAAGAGGATATCCGACCTTAGTCAAATTGGATGGCTCTAAATATGGTTTCTTACGGCACGATTCTGTAATATTGGCTGATCAAATCTTTTGTCTTACAACAGATAGGCTGGAACCTTCTCCGGAAACGCCCATTGGTAGACTTTCTAACGACGATCTGGAACAGTTGAAGGGGGCAATTTTTGATTTCCTTCAACTTGGTCAGGAAGAAGAATAA